The Microbacterium sp. W4I20 genome segment CAGCGGCGAGACGTCCTGGAACTCGTCCACCGTGAAGTGCCGGTACTGCTCGTGGACGGACGCCGCGACCCGCGGTTCCGCCTCCAGCATGCCCGCGCAGGCGAGGAGGACGTCTTCGAAGTCGAGCTGGCGCCGTTCGTCCTTCAGCGCCTCGTATCCGCGCATCACCTCGGCCAGCTGGGTGGCGTCGATCCCGCTCACCGGGCGCCCCAGAGCCGCGTACTCGTCGATCGAGCGCATCGACACCTTGCGCCACTCGATCTCCGACGCGATGTCGCGCAGTGTCGCCGTGCTCGGCCGCAGCCGGATCGCGTCGGCAGCCTGACCCAGCATCCGCACCTTGTTGGTGATGATCGCCGGGGCGGGAGAGCCGGCGAGCGTCGGCCAGAAGAAATTCAGCTGCGCGAGGGCCGTGGCGTGGAACGTGCGGGCGGCGACGCCCTCCACGCCGAGGGCTCGCAGGCGTCCGCGGAGCTCGCCCGCCGCCTTCGCCGTGAAGGTGACGGCCATCACGCGGGAGGGCGAGTAGGCGCCGGTGTCGACACCGTGCGCGATGCGGTGGGTGATCACCCGGGTCTTGCCGGTCCCGGCGCCGGCGAGCACGGCGACCGGTCCACGCAGCACGGATGCCGCAGCCCGCTGCCGCTCATCGAGGGCATCGAGTGCGCTCACTCGCGTCCCTCGTACCAGTCGATGATCAGGGCGCGGGCGATCGAGGCAGGACCCGGAAGCCCCACCGGCCCGTCGCCCGCGAGCGCCGATCCGATCTCGGAGCGGGTGAACCAGCGCACATCGACGATCTCCTCGCCGTCGGCGCGCGCTGCCGATTCGTCCTCGACGACGGCGCGGAAGCCCACCATGAGCGAACGCGGGAAGGGCCAGGGCTGCGACGAGAGGTAGCGCAACGACGACAGCCGGACTCCGGATTCCTCTTCGATCTCCCGGTGCACGGTGGATTCGAGCGACTCCCCCGCCTCGGTGAATCCGGCGAAGCAGGAGTACATCCGTCCGCCCCAGTTCGCGTTCGCACCGAGCAGCAGGCGTTCTCCGTCGCGGCTCTCGATCGCGACGATCACGGCGGGGTCGTTGCGGGGGAAGTGGTCGCGTCCGCACACCAGGCAGCGTCGCGACCAGCCACCCTGCCGAAGTTCGGTGCCGCCGCCGCACGTCGGGCAGAACGGCGCGTCCCGCAGCCACCCGGCGAGCGCGATCGCCTCGACGAGCAGCTCGGACTCCCGGTGGTCGATGCGCCCGCCGAGATCGCGCAGGCCGAGCCAGATCTCGTCGGGCGCGGCGTCGAGCGCATCGGTCTCGGGGGCCGCGACCGCCAGCAGGAGCACGGTGCCGTCGTCGTCGCGTCCGAGAAGCGCCCAGGTGGCGTCGACCACGCCCTCGACGGGGACGCGCAGAAGGGTCGAGTCCACCACCCTGACCCGCCCTTCCCGCACCACGATGACG includes the following:
- the nudC gene encoding NAD(+) diphosphatase, encoding MTIQRPSLDRAADLREEPDVLDRLRADPSTRVIVVREGRVRVVDSTLLRVPVEGVVDATWALLGRDDDGTVLLLAVAAPETDALDAAPDEIWLGLRDLGGRIDHRESELLVEAIALAGWLRDAPFCPTCGGGTELRQGGWSRRCLVCGRDHFPRNDPAVIVAIESRDGERLLLGANANWGGRMYSCFAGFTEAGESLESTVHREIEEESGVRLSSLRYLSSQPWPFPRSLMVGFRAVVEDESAARADGEEIVDVRWFTRSEIGSALAGDGPVGLPGPASIARALIIDWYEGRE